In Iodobacter fluviatilis, one DNA window encodes the following:
- a CDS encoding sigma 54-interacting transcriptional regulator produces MSNKILLVDDDPDLLRLVSIRLIAAGYEVEAAASAEAALNALAVQRADLLLCDWKLPGMDGMALFEEVRRRYPALPVIMLTAHGTVPDAIEAISHGMFAYLIKPFDGKALLDKVSQALVLASPPSQDHAEADAWRAGFISCSPVMDELLAEARLVAVTDASVLIRGESGTGKEVLAQAIHRASQRAKRPFIAVNCGAIPENLLESELFGHEKGAFTGASQKQNGLFLEADGGTIFLDEIGDMPLPLQVKLLRVLQEREVRPVGAGRAVPVNVRVLSATHRDLQSLLQDGSFREDLFYRLNVVSLALPSLNGRREDIPLLARHFLEQVVVRYAKTDCHFAADALSFLSTASWPGNIRQLSNLVEQCCVLATGPIITLAQVQKAMASESAAILPLAEAKRLFERDYLERLLRLTGGNVSDAARLADRNRTEFYRLLQKHELAPAAFKTDLSTYDDKA; encoded by the coding sequence ATGAGCAATAAAATCTTGCTGGTTGATGATGATCCCGATCTCTTACGTCTGGTTTCCATACGCCTGATTGCCGCAGGTTATGAAGTAGAAGCCGCCGCCAGCGCCGAAGCGGCGCTGAATGCACTTGCCGTGCAGCGGGCAGATTTGCTGCTCTGCGACTGGAAGCTGCCCGGCATGGATGGCATGGCCTTGTTTGAAGAAGTGCGCCGCCGTTACCCCGCCCTGCCGGTGATTATGCTGACCGCCCACGGCACCGTACCCGATGCCATCGAGGCGATCAGCCACGGCATGTTTGCCTATTTAATTAAGCCCTTTGATGGTAAAGCACTACTGGATAAAGTCAGCCAAGCCCTAGTTTTGGCCAGCCCGCCCAGCCAAGATCATGCCGAGGCCGACGCATGGCGAGCTGGTTTTATCAGCTGCAGCCCGGTGATGGACGAGCTGCTGGCCGAAGCACGGCTGGTCGCGGTGACCGATGCCAGCGTGCTGATTCGCGGCGAAAGTGGCACAGGTAAAGAAGTGCTGGCCCAGGCCATCCACCGCGCCAGCCAACGTGCCAAACGGCCCTTTATTGCCGTGAATTGCGGTGCAATCCCGGAAAACCTGCTGGAAAGCGAGCTTTTTGGCCATGAGAAAGGTGCTTTTACTGGTGCAAGCCAAAAGCAAAACGGCCTGTTTTTAGAAGCCGATGGCGGAACGATTTTTCTGGATGAAATTGGCGATATGCCGCTGCCGCTGCAAGTAAAATTACTGCGTGTACTGCAAGAGCGAGAAGTACGCCCGGTTGGCGCGGGCCGTGCGGTGCCAGTGAATGTGCGTGTGTTGTCGGCCACGCACCGCGATTTGCAATCCTTGCTACAGGACGGCTCGTTCAGAGAAGATCTGTTTTACCGCCTGAATGTGGTGTCTTTGGCACTGCCATCGCTGAACGGGCGACGGGAAGATATCCCCCTACTGGCAAGGCATTTTCTAGAACAAGTGGTGGTGCGCTATGCCAAGACCGACTGCCACTTTGCCGCCGACGCGCTCAGCTTTTTAAGCACGGCCAGCTGGCCGGGGAATATTCGCCAGCTTTCTAACCTTGTTGAGCAATGCTGCGTACTGGCCACCGGCCCCATCATCACGCTGGCTCAGGTACAAAAAGCCATGGCCAGCGAATCTGCCGCCATTTTGCCACTGGCTGAAGCCAAACGGCTGTTCGAGCGCGATTACCTTGAGCGCCTGCTGCGTCTCACCGGCGGCAATGTCAGCGACGCCGCTCGCCTGGCCGATCGCAACCGCACCGAATTCTACCGACTGCTGCAAAAACACGAGCTAGCCCCTGCTGCTTTTAAAACCGACCTCAGTACTTATGACGATAAGGCCTGA
- a CDS encoding sensor histidine kinase — MLRYFSFRTLLIVGFALVALTPSAALVQLRYGLAGLTIKAQQQQDLASDWSNASQQSQEQALHLERASRQLLILPEATFLNAAHSAKKRLEAAQQTFSTHPLLRHSSQRILQLLQKADPKRRLNKAQVNVLFGLLNEQLKNQDQLIEQQLAQQRQQWLAEVGQKQKQVDQLAILSPVAALSLAILMAVMFSWPIGQLKRKITQLAQGQRGQSWHLAGPADLQGLAKSLAELDLRLVALEAQKAQFFRHVSHELKTPLAVIHEASSLLQEEVLGHLNQQQKEISAMVQSNVQTLRQRVDALLAHDAGRWLSAGLEISPLDIEQFLAQRLQQWRILLAKKSLRIRQSGVARTTSADHAKLGIILDNLLLNAIRFSPPEGEIAISYGQTGQQSWIKIQDQGPGVASEEAESIFEPFHCGPAPEGESAGSGIGLTMARSFAQLMHGDVELIPSQQGACFRLHWQLQGQP; from the coding sequence ATGCTGCGCTACTTTTCCTTTCGTACCCTTTTGATTGTTGGCTTTGCTTTAGTGGCGCTCACCCCTTCGGCAGCACTGGTGCAACTTCGCTATGGCTTGGCAGGGCTGACCATTAAGGCGCAACAACAGCAGGATCTGGCCAGTGACTGGTCAAATGCTTCGCAACAATCTCAGGAACAAGCGCTGCATCTGGAGCGGGCCAGCAGGCAATTATTGATTTTGCCAGAGGCCACTTTTCTAAACGCGGCCCACAGCGCCAAAAAGCGACTGGAAGCCGCCCAGCAAACCTTTAGCACCCACCCGCTTCTTCGCCACAGCAGCCAGCGTATTTTACAACTACTGCAGAAGGCAGATCCTAAGCGGCGGCTCAATAAAGCACAGGTGAATGTGTTATTTGGTTTACTGAATGAGCAACTTAAAAATCAGGATCAGCTCATTGAGCAACAACTGGCCCAGCAACGCCAGCAATGGCTTGCAGAAGTCGGCCAGAAGCAAAAACAAGTGGATCAGCTTGCTATCCTGTCGCCCGTTGCAGCCCTGAGCCTCGCTATTTTAATGGCGGTGATGTTCAGCTGGCCGATAGGGCAACTCAAACGCAAGATTACCCAGCTGGCGCAGGGGCAACGCGGGCAAAGCTGGCACCTTGCTGGACCTGCCGACTTGCAAGGCTTAGCCAAATCGCTGGCTGAGCTTGATTTGCGGCTGGTGGCGCTGGAAGCCCAGAAAGCACAATTTTTTCGCCATGTTTCGCACGAGCTAAAAACCCCGCTGGCGGTGATTCACGAGGCATCATCCCTTTTGCAAGAAGAAGTGCTGGGCCATTTAAACCAGCAGCAAAAAGAAATCAGCGCCATGGTGCAAAGCAATGTGCAAACCTTAAGGCAGCGTGTGGACGCGCTTTTGGCGCATGATGCAGGGCGCTGGCTGTCTGCCGGGCTGGAAATATCCCCCCTAGATATTGAGCAATTTTTAGCTCAACGCCTACAACAATGGCGCATTTTACTGGCTAAAAAATCCCTGCGTATCCGGCAATCCGGCGTGGCACGGACAACCAGTGCCGACCACGCCAAGCTAGGGATTATCTTGGATAATTTACTGCTTAACGCCATTCGCTTCAGCCCGCCAGAGGGCGAAATTGCCATCTCTTACGGACAAACTGGTCAGCAAAGCTGGATAAAAATCCAGGATCAGGGGCCGGGCGTTGCTAGCGAAGAGGCCGAATCCATTTTTGAACCATTTCACTGCGGCCCCGCCCCCGAGGGCGAATCTGCGGGCTCCGGCATTGGGCTGACCATGGCCAGAAGTTTTGCCCAGCTCATGCACGGTGATGTAGAACTCATCCCTAGCCAGCAAGGCGCATGTTTTCGCCTGCACTGGCAGCTACAAGGTCAACCATGA